A window of Hemibagrus wyckioides isolate EC202008001 linkage group LG03, SWU_Hwy_1.0, whole genome shotgun sequence contains these coding sequences:
- the LOC131347183 gene encoding uncharacterized protein LOC131347183 isoform X1, producing MKKSVRIHLSCTQWTWSWRPWRSRSVAYRPSATRTRPAQVSFTLVPGYHGTWMQQQRKTQAKPWARTSPPLPPPVFEISNHNHFAPLREMECDAVINGNSIVRHVHATAAEGKVHTCCFPGARFVDVAAQVPVILNKNIGAVVLHAGTNDIRLRHMEILKKDFRSLVEKVHTTSPTTRIIVSGPLPTLQRGIQGNVLGSTILMACTQAELEQQSYRTTSPGHCAPSDW from the exons gtgaggattcATTTGAGCTGCACTCAGTGGACTTGGAGCTGGAGGCCGTGGAGAAGCAGATCCGTGGCATATAG GCCCAGCGCAACAAGGACGCGGCCCGCCCAGGTTTCGTTCACACTGGTGCCAGGGTACCACGGAACCTGGATGCAGCAGCAACGGAAGACACAAGCCAAGCCCTGGGCGAGGACCTCTCCCCCTCTGCCGCCACCTGTTTTCGAGATCTCAAACCACAACCACTTCGCTCCCCTTCGCGAGATGGAGTGTGACGCGGTGATCAATGGAAACTCCATCGTCCGGCACGTCCATGCTACTGCAGCTGAAGGTAAGGTGCACACTTGCTGTTTTCCTGGTGCTCGTTTTGTTGATGTCGCTGCACAGGTACCTGTGATCCTGAACAAGAACATTGGAGCtgtggtcctccatgctggcaCAAACGACATCAGGCTGAGACACAtggagatcctgaagaaggacttcaGGAGCCTGGTGGAGAAGGTTCACACCACATCGCCCACAACAAGGATCATCGTGTCAGGACCACTTCCCACATTACAGCGAGGAATCCAGGG GAATGTCCTAGGCTCTACCATTCTGATGGCCTGCACCCAAGCAGagttggagcagcagtcctatcggacaacatctccaggacactgcgcaccatctgactggtaa
- the LOC131347183 gene encoding uncharacterized protein LOC131347183 isoform X2 yields MKKSVRIHLSCTQWTWSWRPWRSRSVAYRPSATRTRPAQVSFTLVPGYHGTWMQQQRKTQAKPWARTSPPLPPPVFEISNHNHFAPLREMECDAVINGNSIVRHVHATAAEGKVHTCCFPGARFVDVAAQVPVILNKNIGAVVLHAGTNDIRLRHMEILKKDFRSLVEKVHTTSPTTRIIVSGPLPTLQRGIQGFRMS; encoded by the exons gtgaggattcATTTGAGCTGCACTCAGTGGACTTGGAGCTGGAGGCCGTGGAGAAGCAGATCCGTGGCATATAG GCCCAGCGCAACAAGGACGCGGCCCGCCCAGGTTTCGTTCACACTGGTGCCAGGGTACCACGGAACCTGGATGCAGCAGCAACGGAAGACACAAGCCAAGCCCTGGGCGAGGACCTCTCCCCCTCTGCCGCCACCTGTTTTCGAGATCTCAAACCACAACCACTTCGCTCCCCTTCGCGAGATGGAGTGTGACGCGGTGATCAATGGAAACTCCATCGTCCGGCACGTCCATGCTACTGCAGCTGAAGGTAAGGTGCACACTTGCTGTTTTCCTGGTGCTCGTTTTGTTGATGTCGCTGCACAGGTACCTGTGATCCTGAACAAGAACATTGGAGCtgtggtcctccatgctggcaCAAACGACATCAGGCTGAGACACAtggagatcctgaagaaggacttcaGGAGCCTGGTGGAGAAGGTTCACACCACATCGCCCACAACAAGGATCATCGTGTCAGGACCACTTCCCACATTACAGCGAGGAATCCAGGGGTTCA GAATGTCCTAG